The Ciona intestinalis chromosome 9, KH, whole genome shotgun sequence genome contains the following window.
TACAAATGAACGTTGCgactaatgttttaaaaatattgtaaaatcaATTCGTATGTTTTAACGCAAGCCATAGATTTAGCCACCACAGACACAACAATAGAGAACGCGCGTTTCAGTCGAGTGCTTTGTTACGTACGTGTGGGACCTTTGTTTGAGGTTACTTTCGGTCAATATGGAGTGGGCCGATCCAATGGGTCAAAGTACAACACTCATAGATTTAGTTAATTATTTCGTGAGAATTTCTGGTCAAAGCTTAAATTTAACTTGAATGTCTGAACCAATGTAAACGTAAAAATAGGCGTGTAAAATGAAGTATAAAGGACTTCGGCCTCATAATGTTCAGGACCGTAACAATAGTGAATACGTATGTTTGTGTACAACATACAAGGTTAATGTTTAACTCGACATGAAGTGGCTGCCATAGAAAGTACACGCAGTCTCAACGTGTAAGGCTATGTATGTTGAGTACAGGAAGCTTAATAACTCGTCCTGTTAGTGAACCAAGAAGGCGCGTAGGTCGTTTGTTATGATTTATCGTTAGTAACTAACGCAATTATGACAGAGTGGTAGTGTGTTTTTATCAGTATTGGCAAATGTAAATTTAGTATTGAAgagtttaaactatttattctGAAGCATAGGCTAAGTTCGTGTAAATTTCGAAAGATAGACAGACTTTCAAACCTCGCTTGTCAGTTACGTTGTTTTGGAAGTTtctattgtttcgtcacagaCATGAATGTCGTATTGTTTTTGAACAAAAGCTGAATATAGGTTTTTTGTTGATGTGAATAGGTTTTTTGTTGATATGATAGTTTCTCACTGTCGGTGATtagaaatttgtattttttgtttgtgttgctATACCTGATGGCGAAATTAAACTGTGTACCGTCGTGGGTACAAGCAACCAAGAGAGAAGCGCAAAGGTCGGACGCCTGGTTGTCTTTTTCGAAGGATATTTTTGACATTGTCGCAGGTCGTATGTACGACAACGGAATTCGTAATTTTTCATCACTCTCGCCAGCTGAAAAGAGCGTGCTTGTTGGAAAAGCAGttagtttgttaaaacaccaacCAACTTACAAAGAGTTACTGGAAGACGTATCGGCGGCTTTGGACGCACAATTAACCAAAGAATTGAATTCGAAAGGTATTGGCAAGGACGTCAAGGCGGATGCAATTACTAAAGAATGTGGTCTTGCACTAGAAGCTTTGTTGCGCCAGCGACCTGATGCTACTGTGCATTTACGACAATGTTTAAATTCTACACTTTCCGCGAATCTCAGGTACTTAATGTGGAACTTGTGTATTAAAAACCATAAATTAGAAGATCATTACAAAAATGTTGTAGCAAAATCGCCAAAGCTACTGGTGTCGCATTTAGATTACGATATTTCGCAGAAGTGCAACTTTTTGCTTCGTTCGAACGTAACCTTAAAATCACTGGAGGCGATGAAGGCCGCTCAATCTGTAATGCGACATCTCATGTCGTACTATCATGCAAAGTCAAAAGCAAAAAGCGCATTATCCGAAGTTTATTATTTCCTTGCTGTGCCTTTCGTTTATTGCGTACTGTCAAAGTTTATAAAGCCGTCGAGTCGTTCAGATCCACAAACATTAACGACGGAAGATCTCGCTAAGCTGGTATCACAATACGAGCAGTTTATAACAGAAAAATACGCCGAGCTTGTTGGTAATGACAACCAAAATTCCGATATCTACGCACAAATAGGCTTGTTGTTACGCAAGGAAGAGCCAGCACTTGCATCCACACTTGCTGACGCTTACAGCGCTGAAACAAATGTCCGCACAAACGTTATGACCGTTTCATGCGAGGATATATTCCGACCAATGCTAAAACCATTATTTGTTGGATATTTGGATCTGGAAACAGTTATGTTTATTTGGGATCAAATCATAGCGTGCCAAGACGTGCAACAGTACAAGCCTGTATCGATGCTGGCCACGTGTTTGATTCTGCTCGCACAAGACTCTTTACGGGACGCTCTAACCTGGCGTCAAATAAAATCTAACTTAAGTTTAAAGTTAACTTCGATCACTCCGAACCAACTGATAAGCATGATGAACGACCGAGGTTTTACAAAGCAGTTAAACAACGAGATGGACACTCAAAGCCGCGCAAATGCACATGCGTTCTTCGCAAGTAATTCCAGCGCACTTAACGCGTTGCCGCCTTGGCGCGTGTGGTACAGTGAAAAACTagtagaatattttaaattgaacaaTTCTACTGCAGTGCAGTGGAAAGAAGGAGATGGCGAAAACGACAGAAAACTGGAAAGCTCGACTGGGGAGAATGAGTTGGAAGAACTGCAGTTGGAAAAAGAAAGACTGCTTGACGAACTATCTTCAATGCGACAAGAGTTGCATAAAGCAACGTCAACGATAGACGAGGAGAAACGCCTAAGGATGGAAATCCAGGATGTGGCTGATGCGAAAATTGAACGCTTACAATTGAAACTGGCCTCTATGCAACCAGCAGTATCTATGGTTCCTTTATTTCAAAACCTTGGACTGACGGAACCAAAATGGGAGGGCAGTGAGGTATCTAGTTTAGCGGATGATTTACCTGTACCAAGACAACTAAGTGCCGAGCCTACTGTTAATACGGATGGAGTGCCTATTTCGGATGAGGGAGATATTTCTCATGGCGAGCCTGAAAACGAAGAAAATACGGAACCTGATCGCAGTAGTGTCGCGGCTACACCTGAAACTGTAGATCCATCTCTTGATATAATGCGTGGCCTCGTTGGGAGAATTATGCACGGATTTAACGATCTTGCTCACGGCACCAACGATGAGTTGGTTAATTTGAATGATAAAACGGTCATGGATTTACAAAATGTACGGAAGGCGTACGAAAAAGCGAAAGTTCAGGTTTTTGGGCGGCCCATATCGGACGAAGAGATAGACCAGCTGAATACGAAGCAAAAAGAAGGacttcaaataaaattaagcGAAGCCACGAAGAACCAATTGTACAAACTAAACACAAACTAAAGTTTTCACCGTTTACTGTAAAAAGTTGTAAACGGTTATATGTCTTCGAATTATTGAAATACGGCCTTGCGCGGCATCTGCTCTAAACTTATGACGCAATCTTTGTTCCGGACAAACGAAGCAACGAACGCCGAACAGGATCACGGGTAACGCGCCAGGCACAGAGTAAACATTGATTCAGCACACATGAACATCGAACTCGTTCAACCTCTCATCCGTGCGTGCTGACCAAAGTTCGCGTACTGTTTCTTTTGTTGATATGTATTCCATTGGGTCAATAGAGGTTctagtaaaaacataaaacaacatgGTGTTCAACAACATATCGCATGATCAAAACATGtccttatatatttttaactacaTACTTCAACTCAACATATTATTCCACGTTTTTTAGCCATCAATATTGTACTTCATGCCACTGGGCTTATGTTTTTTAGGTACttgacattttattaaaagcgtGCTTTCTATATATGcattaatatttctatataatACAGCTTTATAGTTTCTTACGACTTTTTTAtacgtttttgtttttaaattgctatATCGCTTGCTGTGCAGTCTTGCGCTTAATCATACCTTTACCTAAAATATTATTGCGATATTTAAATCGTATAACACACCTTTTTCTAACTTTTATAGTGCAAACATAAGTTGAAAGTATCTACGTTTAAATAAGTGGTTACATGGCCAATGCTATAGCAACTTATAGAAGACAACCTGCTGATAACGGTGTAGGCGAAAGACGTGATTTAACGATGCATGAAAACTCGCAAGAATCGCTAAACAATTCCATATCGTCCGACACCTCTGACCCCCAAACTAGATTCAGTTTGTCAGATTCTTCTTCGTCGTCGTCCTCGAATGAAGCCGATCCATTACATTGTCTACACTGCGATTTCCACTGCTTTGTACATGCGGAAATGACGCAGCATCGCTGGGAAAAACACCCGCTTCTTATGCGGCGTAAGCAacatttgatgacgtcatctaTCATCAATCGACGAAGACAACAATCTGAAACTCTCTCAGGTGTTACTGTGGACTCTGAAGACTCATCAGATCCGGAACAACGGCCAACGTTAACTGGCCACAAGAAATTTACTGtgagtttattatttatattttttcagatCATGAGATTTGTTTCGTTTtggaatataagttttatatttaaagccaACAATTTAGGTCGGCGCGTGTTCGCCGTCCGTAAACCAAATGGCCAATGCCTGCAGTGTGTTCTAAATTATtgatgaaaaaaatttaaaccacaaTTCCTTGGTCTTCAACAATAACACGTACgttgatttgttttacagacgTTGTGCCAGAACCGACAGAAAACCCGAAGTCTTGGTGAGTACATTTACCCATTCACGTCTAACAATTGACTTTACTGCACGTtttctacaaataaaataactctTTCTAACGTGAATTCAACACGCAGACGATTTGTCAACAATACGGAACACTGAGATAGAAACAAGAGCTCAGGAAACTTCGAATTACGCATTTCATATTTCGAACGTCGATAAGAAGCCAGAAGAGCAAATGTTGACCGTCTGTCACAATGAAAGAAGGTATTGTACATGTTACAAATTCAAACAATGATTTTGCGTGGGCGTTTGAAAAGGTTGTAGAGTAGGGTTgtggaagatgagacacctttaccacgtaatatccaaatatcttgatcgtgttttaaacaattaacaacggacaATATaggtcgtgagggtacggttttataattctttgcatgttctttgtttactatcaaatgccacggaaaaacagaatgaaaaagtgtcccatcttccctcacacTACTATATAGGTCATATAATTGTACAACATTGTAAAGTATACGCATGCTAAACGTGTAATAACCTAAACTGTTTACAGGTGTCCTGAAGAAAATATCAATGGATGGAGCCCGCAAGGTTGTTCACCCGACCTACACACATTGGCAGACACAGCGTTAAGCACACCTGACGCAAGCAGATCTTTCACCGTCGCCCCTGCAGCGACTGGTGTCAGCAGCAAACATACCAAGTCTCTATCTGACCAATCACAGCTGTGTTCCATCAGAGGAAACTTCGGCCCACGAGATAAACTCTCACAGAGTGTGGTCGCAACTAGAAGTGCGATTGACCATATGCATGATTTGGATTTACGCAATCTAAACCTGCACGACCAGAGGTATTTAATGCAACCAAACCTTCAGCAGTGCGTGGTCGGGAATCAGAACACGATGTTGTACAATGATTTAGGATGCGGCTTCGGTATTTCATCCCCTGGTAATTTATTTGGCGGCTATATCCCCTCCCAACACTTTCTCTCATCAGTCATGGGCTTTGGGTTCGGTTACCCCTACCTACATGCATATCAACCACATTGGCCTCACCATGCTACAGAACCGAATTCTTCGGCTGGTGGAAACTCTCCAGCATCTGAATCTGTTGCAACAACAAGCAATAATAACTTATCCACACTGTCTGATGTCGCAACGCAAATTCTCGCAGATAGTATTTCTAGTAAATCAACTTTAAGCAACGAAAGGGCCCAGCAAAATACAAGGCCTACAAGCGATATCAAGCCATTGGGTTTTTCCACCACCTGCCAACCACGGAATGTTGAAAAACAGTTGAAGAACGGTATTTCCAATCCATTGCCTAGTATTGTGATTACAAGCACAAACATTTCACACGGAGAAATGACAACCACTGATAAAAGCTCTCTTGCCAACAAATCTTCGTTTCCCTCTGTTGTTTTTAACCATTCTCAAACTGCCTCAAATCTCTCACGCCACCCTATGGCGAAATCAGCAATGGCAGACGACCGCCTGAGGTCGCTAGAGAAGGCTCTTCGCGATACAGACTGCTGTGACCCGAATGAACGAAGCAGTGTTTTACCGATTCGTGGAAGCGATGGAAAGTGGAATATGGTCAGAACAAAACGCATTGGAGGCGCGTGGTTGGTGCAACTACCTGGAAATACCAAACCGTCCGTTTTTCTCCCGAAAAATGGCGAGAAAGAAAGCGAAGTAAAACACGAATTGTTGAGTAAGCTCTCGTCggtttcaccaagtctacaCGATCTAGTTCGCAAGAGTAACTACAGTATGCCTGTAGCAACGAGTGGACAGGTGTGCAAGCGCTTAAAACCAGACGATTGCATGAACCATCAAAAACGTGCACGGTTGGAAAACGCTTTCGACAAGCTCCCGGAACGGAATCCACCGGCGTTGTCCAATGATGCTATAAAATCGTTATTGTTGCAGAAGACAGCAATCGCATAGGGCCACCTTTAACGACTCCCGTTTGGTCGCAGTGTTTGAGCATAAAGTCAACAACTGTTCGTTTTGCTGTTCAAGTTCCATGTACGTGCGTTGCACTCTGTATAAAAATTGCGCCTTTCCCACAATACCTGTATATCATGCTTATattgatgtcataatgcatttgattgtttaattattggtACTACCGCTTCCCGTTTCTCAAATCTCATCGCCTCTTGTTTTCATTCGCTGTGCAATGAAGGCTCACTGTTTATCGCGTTATACTTGTTGGTGAACACTTTTATCGCAAAATAAAAGCGAATATCGACGTTCTTTGTTTGTATCGCTATGATGTGTTTCTCAAAAATTCCCAGAAAAGGTAATAAAttaatagaaagaaaaaaagaagcgAGACACTAATTATAAACATCGAAGAATTTTTCGTAAGACTAAATCGGGTATTTCCACGAACTTTAATAATCAACGTCCTGGTACGAGTGTCACCAACAGGAAAGTAAAAATTCAAGAATAACCAGCTTCTCAATTTACGTGTCACGTGGGATTAAAAGGCTTACTctcaaatacaaaaattttgtTCTAGTACGCTTTGCGAAAGGACAGTATGCTTTAACATGGGAAATCCTCTATCGCAAATTGGTAATGGCGCGAAAAGACAGTAAcaatttcgaaaaaaaaactaagaaaGTGGCTAAATatgcaaaaatgtttaaaaactttgacaaaacaatacttaaaatttttaaatacgtTGACGTATTTCTTATTGCTGAAATCAAAAGAAAATTGCTGCCTTCTTCAAACAAGACTAAAATTACCAATTAATAAAGGGAAAGTCTGCCACTGCAGCAGTCCGAAGAAGCGTCTGACTAAAAATGAATCACATAACTTGACACAAATAACAAATCACGGGTGGATAGCTTATTTATTAGCTCAAGCCACGTACAGGTTTGTAGTTCTAAACCTTGAATCCCTTGCTGTGGCGACGACCACGAGCACGTTCGAACTTTCGTCCCTTGGATCTCACATATGGTTTGGTGTGACTATGTGGCACGCCTGGAGCTTTGCCGAAGTGCTTGTAAACCTTGCGGGCCTTTCGTGGTCCTAAAAAGATATCAGTTGCGTTAGGGTAcacattttacaaaagtattgggtaaaacacaaaattttgaaGCACTAAGCAACATAAATCTAATCTAATATATGCCTAATATTTTAGAAGTttacaactttatttaatttttagatgAAATGTTGTTCTAGTTCAGTTTTATACAGGTATGCTTGATAAACGTTAACAATACTCAAATTGACTGTTGTCTCTTCTGAAGATTGCAGTGCATCAATGTTTTCtcaacaaaattattaatttatagaCACACTTCTACTCGGTTCTACATACCCTGCAACAGAACTGTGTTTTGTCCCTTTGGTGACTTTTGAGCGAGTTGATCGAGTGTGATGATGCTTCCACCTGCAGCAAGAATACGAGCTCGTGCGCCCTCTGTTACACGAAGTGCACAAACCTAGTATAATAAAACATCATATTAGGTATTATAATACAAGAGTTTCTTAAGCACACTGTATGCATGGTGAGATTTAAGAACAGGGGTTCCCAACCTTTTTACAGGAGCCGACCTTAAAAAATTACtgtcattttaatttaaaaaaatgtttatacagTAACTGATAATTAGAATGatacaatgattttaatttacttattttgttatattgtgttagaatggaaaaaaatataatttttccaTGGGCCCGCTTAAAAAAAGGGTCATTCTCATGTCCCCCAGGTTTGGAACCCCTGTTTTACAGTGTCTTGTATAACAgttagatttattaaaaagtaatttagtTCAAaggcaaaaaaaaactgtactGCACTAATAATACAATAGGAAGTAAATATAGATGGGATCTCTTGCAATAATCAGTTAGTATACTAGAGGGGTGGctttacattataaaatgaatttcagtgtgccgcagtgtacAGTGACACTATCTTGGACTGAACAATTCATGTCATGAACTTCTGTCTTCAACCtgcttattttttatatagatatTTACATTAAGCTTGGGCACAGTGAAGATTCTTTTATCATCGGTAACTGTTCCAACCACAACTGCTGTTTTCACATCGTTTCCTGGTTTCTTCATGTTTCGAATCTGTAATAcatattttctataaaataatattccatTTTCAGGTAAATAAATTAGAGCattaattaactttatttggtTAAAAGTTTAAGGCATAAATTACAAGTAAAATTTGAGAATTCTTACAGTTGCACTAAGGACATTTCCGTTTTGGGAGATTTTTACTTATTATTTAACTATgtacactatatatattattttcccTTTAACTGGTGGGAATGGACGGTCCCAATTCCAGAAAAAGATCATTTTCTATCAATTATTACCAGGTTGCTATATGTAGATATGATTGCGGGCCTTTTATCAAGGAAACCAGTGAAGGGATGGAAGAAACTGGGGACGGAGAGGAACTGGTTAAAGGACAGAGGGAAACCGGCGAATGGGCGGAGGTAAATTGGTGGAAGGTACTGGTTTTTGGAGAACTGTTTATTTGTTCtattttggataaaaaacaaattttcctCGGTACATTAGGCTTTTAGctattaaatttttgttttcctTTCTTCTTCAACTTTTACTTTTCGACCTTTGCAGCTTCCCTCTGTGGCCCCGCTTTCAGTTTTAACTGTTAGGCTGATCCTACAGAATTAAATGACTACAAAGGCGAACACACCGTAGCTGAGCTCAACGGCAGCCTACAAACTACTAAAATATATGACATCAGTGGTTAAGTATTACTTACCAAACGAGCAATAGACATTGGTGGACGATTGCTTCTGCTCATGTACAAGCGCTTCAGGATAACTTTGTTAAACGGAGCATTTGTTCTTCGAGCTAAGAACCTGTAGAGctatcaacaacaacaacaaatgtaAGAAAGGACTTCACAATAATATTAACCAACATACCTTGACCAGAAGTTTCAAATAGATGTCATCGCTTCGGGCAGTTTTTCGGACGACCTTTCGGTCTTTATTATGGCGGATGTCAACCCCCTatgataaaataacatttaaatgcaatgttattattaatataatccATAAACGTGTGCTCAATGAAATAGGAAGAAAcgattttttcaaaaatttctTGCGCTGATAAAGCGGTTCTGATACCATTTTAAAGACTAACCTATAAGCTTACAAAACGTACAAAACATTAATAGTGATAATTTAAGCGCTACATAAAATCAGTTTCAAACAAATATTCGCTtttaatggtaaaataaacgaaatagataaataaagaaaaaacatcGTGTTCCTACCATGTTGCACGTCCGTGAAGAGAACAATTTAGTCTCCGGCGCAGACTCGCCGCTAAGAAtctatagaaatcatataaaaaagCTAAACTTCGCAAACGAGGTTTATTCCCAAGTTTAAACAGAGCTACAATGTTTTCATATCACTAAAGTTCACCGTGCGGTCACGTTGTACAGATAtggttaaatgtaaaatacgCAACACTAGTTAATTAAACAGGCACATAactgtaaaacattttattctcACAGTTAAAATCACAACATCTACATTACAACGATCTTAGCCAAGTTTGTGGTAAGTAACAAAACATTGCGTTTATACGGTTCATACAAAATTGTACGATCAGTCTGTGGGCTTGGTAAACTGGAGAGTAAGCAATTAATCGACTGTGTCGTAACTACGTTGCTGTTAGCCTGTTTACAACCAATCGAACAACTTTCCGTCGTATAGTTAACAAAACGTAAAAGACAAAACATGGACAAGaaaaagagattaaaaaacatgacccatcttaccccattttATCATACATGTTTTGGTATGCGAGTgggataaaaaatatttaaaaaaataagataaacCACAAACcgaacaaagaatataaaatatcaccCTGCAAAGTTATTTCGTGGTAACTGGTTAAGTGGGCATAACGCAGGATGAAACTAAACACCCGCCTAAGAGGTTAAGAATGTTTCCGAGAATTTTTtcgtcatttatttatttttgagtAATTATGTTTCGCATATAGGTCATAggatataaaaaatactgtaCCTAGCTCAATACCAAGGATTTAAATGATTAACCTGAAAGTCATATAAGCACTATAAGGTGGCTGTTCTTTATGACCAGCAAAAATCactaaaaaagtattttgttatttGATACTGTCACGTTTTATGAGTGACGGACGTGTTTTATTTGGAATTAACTATCAAAAGTATATCGGAAGTTTCTCGAACCTCAATCCCCGCAGCTGAACGTCGTGATTATTCCTCTTACTCACAACAACACGTAGTTAAGTTTAGTTCACCCTTGTATAATGTACTACCATAGTATATTCAGTAACTATGGTACTACGGACTGCAACACGCCTACATACGCAACAATTACGCGCCGAAAAACATAAGCCGTGATAGCTGCCGCGTCTAGATACGTGACAGcatgagtgttttgtttggCTCCAAACTTTGCAGTTACGTTCCACGACTTTCGTGATACGAAATTATCGTTTTATATACGCTGATAAAGCAAACCAAAAACTCACATGCAcaaaacatatgtatatagtagccTATAGCAATACTTTACGCATTGGAGCATGAAATTGTTACAGATCAGATACCTTGCAGCGAAAATAACAACTGTACATTTCCCCAtgacatagtggttagcgcgcctgccttttATAGAACAGTGtatacgggttcaaggctgcGTCATGGGTGTGTTCTTTGTGGACGCATGTGGCACTTAATCAAAAATTGACCGAAACCATCAGTGCTCTCTTAGGAATTCATTATCTAAATAACgaagttatatatgtgttaGTTTGTCAGTGGGCACAATGTGTGCGTATTAAACAGAGAActtccgtgttataacgtctgacgttgccacgcaaggataaataagttatt
Protein-coding sequences here:
- the zf(c2h2)-52 gene encoding zinc finger protein (The RefSeq protein has 5 substitutions compared to this genomic sequence) — its product is MANAIATYRRQPADNGVGERRDLTMHENSQESLNNSIASDTSDPQTRFSLSDSSSSSSSNEADPLHCLHCDFHCFVHAEMTQHRWEKHPLLMRRKQHLMTSSIINRRRQQSETLSGVTVDSEDSSDPEQRPTLTGHKKFTTLCQNRQKTRSLDDLSTIRNTEIETRAQETSNYAFHISNVDKKPEEQMLTVCHNERRCPEENINGWSPQGCSPDLHTLADTALSTPDASRSFTVAPAATGVSSKHTKSLSDQSQLCSIRGTFGPRDKLSQSVVATRSAIDHMHDLDLRNLNLHDQRYLMQPNLQQCVVGNQNTMLYNDLGCGFGISSPGNLFGGYIPSQHFLSSVMGFGFGYPYLQAYHPHWPQHATEPNSSAGGNSPASESVATTSNNNLSTLSDVATQILADSISSKSTLSNERAQQNTRPTSDIKPLGFSTTCQPRNVEKQLKNGISNPLPSIVITSTNISHGEMTTTDKSSLANKSSFPSVVFNHSQTASNLSRHPMAKSAMADDRLRSLEKALRDTDCCDPNERSSVLPIRGSDGKWNMVRTKRIGGAWLVQLPGNTKPSVFLPKNGEKESEVKHELLSKLSSVSPSLHDLVRKSNYSMPVATSGQVCKRLKPDDCMNHQKRARLENAFDKLPERNPPALSNDAIKSLLLQKTAIA
- the LOC100179092 gene encoding 60S ribosomal protein L18 is translated as MGVDIRHNKDRKVVRKTARSDDIYLKLLVKLYRFLARRTNAPFNKVILKRLYMSRSNRPPMSIARLIRNMKKPGNDVKTAVVVGTVTDDKRIFTVPKLNVCALRVTEGARARILAAGGSIITLDQLAQKSPKGQNTVLLQGPRKARKVYKHFGKAPGVPHSHTKPYVRSKGRKFERARGRRHSKGFKV